The Macadamia integrifolia cultivar HAES 741 unplaced genomic scaffold, SCU_Mint_v3 scaffold2604, whole genome shotgun sequence nucleotide sequence TTAAGGCATACCTGGGGATAAACAGAAGCTAGGTATGATGCTTCCCTTGAAAATGGATAGGATGCATGCAGAAGAATAATACGACACTTCAAAAATCTACTGTCCTCTAGAAGGGCCCGTAGATAAAGAGGATTTGAAAACCTCAAATCCAAATCTTTATCTCCAAAACTGTTACTCAAGAGTATAAGGGAAACCAGTAGTAAAGAATTATTTCAATCCAGTAGTAAAAAGCAACAAACAAACTTCTAAAGGAGCATACAATTTCAAACTTTCTAACAAATACCCTGTGTGAATCTGAATTGGCAAGTCAAAGCACAAAGCAACTTCCAAACCACAAATGAAGACATAGTCAATAAAGCTTTTATTCTGGATGTGAACAGGTTTCCCAGCTGAAAACAGAAATGGAAATAGAGGAATCATATTAGGCCGAATACAAAGAAATCAAAAACACATGTTCAAAATGCTGGCGTATGCTAAACACAAATATACCATACCACTTAAGACCTCAATAAGACCATTCTCAGCATCCTTCTTGTCAACATTTGGATTAATTTCCAGACCACTCCTGTAAGCAGCTATGCTCTTCAAGGAAACAACTCTATCTGCGAGAGTAATAGAAATGCTATGGAAACTAGCTGAAAGAGATGAGTCCCTTTGTAGATAATGTTAAGGTATTAGAGAAGGCATCTGAATTATAATCTAAAAGGATATGACTTCAACTTTGCCACAAAGATTTCAGTGAATATATCCAATGTCCATTCCGATCCATCTGGTGTCTCCTAAAAAGCAAAGAGAAAATACGAAAGAAAAGTATGACATCAGAGATTCAAACTAAAAATTGGAACTATGATTCTATTACCACAATGTTACCATTAAAGTTTTCACACTGAGAATATGATTGAAATTCCGAAACTTCCAAACATGTTATTTTGCAAATAGGAGGTCAAATAGGGGTATCAAGGTGAATGATGGTGTCAGTTATGTTATGGGAATCAAGGTAGGAATAAGAGAAGAAGCATTTAGCAAATTAACAAGGCACTTTGGGGAGTGAAGCTCGAAAAAACATGGAGAGGGGCCATGAAGTAATTCTAAGAGCATCTAAAGGTATATATCTCATTCAAGGCACACACAAGCTACTTGGCAAGGAAAATTTTGCCATGTGCTGAGTTTCCTtcctttctccatttttctacccaaaaaagaggagagaagctATCAGAGGAAGGCAATGTTATCTCACTATCAGGACCATGCCAAACTCCATAAAGAAACTGGAAGGATAGGGAAGTGACAAACTTCTCAGACCTACGTATAAAGTCCAATCAATTGGAGTTTTAAGGGCCGAGAGAACAGAAGGGCAGGATTCAAACAACAGCAGAACTTTTACAGTAACATCCTACTTGCAAGCAATGAACAACGGGAATAGTCATATTTTTTTCGCTTCCAATGTTTTTGTTTAATCACTTTTATCTGAACCTCCCCAAATTTCATGTCCACAACCATGATGTCTAAACTTGAAGAGGTCATAGTCTGGTCAAGATGTGCTTCTTCTCCAAACAGGAGCCATAAAGATTTTCTCAACTGGTTTTCTGTTATATTGCTCATTCGCCTCTATTATTTGGTTTCACTTTCTAAGCTTATCATGACTCTTTGGGCTTCCCCTCAAAATCTGACAGTAGAGCTCCTTAAGACATGTGAGTTATCAGGTACTATCCAGAAACTACTTGCATTTCTGCTATGTTGGATGGTGCAGAATGAGAGAATCTTCTGAATTTCAGAAAATAGAGAAGCTCCAGTTGGAATGGGATTAGAAGGGTATGGCAGTATAAAGGTCAGCTGGTCCTAAATGCTGGCTCAGTTCAGCAACTTCACTTTTACAAATTTCAGAAACCAATTGTATCACTTGAATGTATAATATTTTTTGATGGATAATCACTTGATTTAGTAATCCTGCCCattcttttatcattttggtattctgcttctttattctttgaaaaaaaaaatcagttttattaattcataataggagaaaacAATTAAAGCATGAACACTTTTGTAGGCTTAAGTGCTTAACAAAATCACTATGGGTGGTCAGgggaaggacaaaaaaaaagagcatgGTAGAATCTCTCACTTCATTAAGAATCTTCTGCGCCAAAACCTCAATCCTTAATACTCTATGAACAACTGGAACACAACTTCTATGCCATTCTAGGTCATGCATTTTATCCAATTCAAGTCCATCATCAATAAGTATGGCAGCAATCTTTGCAGCTCCAAAGCATTTTGAACTGATTGACTGTAATCCCAATGATCTACGATGTGTTTCAATCCCCTGCAAGGATGCCTCACAGCCATACAATTCAGCAATATCCCGCAAGCTTCTCTGCAATCAACAGAATCAGTTATGTcagagagaaagaatatgaAATTCCAATTCGAATGTAGTGTTTGTTGTGACGACACCCACCAATACCACTCCAACCTTTAAAAACACTTCTGAATAAACTCCTGACACAAATATATTCcatagaaaagtaaaaactgCATGAacgttttctttttcttgacaaCTTCAGGTGCAGAACAGAAAAGGCCAAAATCAGGTTCAATCAACAAAACAGGGAAGATAAAGACAGCTTCGTTTCCCTTCCAGATTCATGAATGAAGAACACCACGAATCCTAGGTTATTCCTAAACAATGCAAGGTCTTAGATATAATTTGCATTCGGTTTAAAGTGGAATCAAGATTTACGAAAGCACACAGCCGTAATCCGAGCATAACGGAAATCAATTccgcagaagaaaaaaaaaatccacgaAATACGGAAAATGCTATGTATTGTTCAAAAATTATATAAAGCAAAATGAATAAAAGGTCAAATTTTACAAATGCTACACTTGGTTTTCAAGAAGGTTGGAGTataaacattaaaaaagaaCATCGGAAAATTTAGGTTATCAGATTAATCGAAAAGATGATTacaatacatttttttatttttttggataaccGAACGTAGTCTAAAGCAATAACCGGATTACGTAGGATGTAGTTAATAGCACCGACAATAGTAGGTTGGTTGCAGAATTTTGGGGTGTTTAACTCTTTCATCTGATTAATGGATTCTAATCAAATCAACCAACCAAGTTAGCCTGTAAAGTGTTTTCCTCTCTTTAACCAGAGAGAGTCAAATGAAATGGCTCCGAGTCAAGCTTCATACTGATCTAGCAATGAACAACGAGTCTCGAGACCCTACTAGTCTCGACTCAAAGTTCTACTTCTCACTACTTTCTAAAGAACGACAAAAGTAGATTAAAAGAGGAAGAGATGAAGAGATggaaaatgagttttttttttttggtagaagagatGGAAAATGAGTTCGATAGTGTTAAACCTTGAAGGAGAGACAGTGAGGCACGAAGGACAAGGCATCATCAGAGTCGGCTTCAGAGAAGCATCGGAGGAGAGGAAAAGGGGAATCGAGGGCGACGATGTTGTGAGCATGACCGTCCACAAGCTCTATCTTCTCCACGGCTTCCCTCAGCGCAGCATACTTATCGACCTCCATCACTCCTTACCTCTCCCAAATACTCCCACACGGGACCACAGAGAATATCAAATCAAACGATGGCGGTCACTCTTGTAAACCGCTATCTTTATCTAGCTCTGGCCTACGGCGAGTCTTCTATGTAGCAGATTAGCACACAGATGGGGCGAACGAAAAGCGGAGTCTCTTTCCCCCTCCCTCTTGAGGTTGACTCTCTCCACTTTTGACATGGGTTTGATGGGGATTGCGCAGACGTGACAACTGTGATGACGTCATAAAAAGACTTGCCTCTTCGATCACTATTGGTGCAAGATACGACTTTGGGACTTGGGACTGGGAGTTTGGAGTTGCAAGTTGGGAGTTTGGACAACTACTCCCCCAAAGATACGAACAATAGTCGGTCAGACAGGATCAACTCCGTCCCGCcacaacagttttttttttttttttttaaaagcaaatGACATGTATCCGCGGAAAAAGGTGTCTATCTTGTGGGAGGAAGGCGAAAAGATAGCACTGCCTAAGctagctaggggtgtcaattcctaaatcgaatcAGTAAAATCAGTCGGATCAAATCGATAATAACACGGATTAAATCaaatcgaagccttattggttcgattcggtttagaatattgcaaccccaaaataaATCGAATCGCAttgaaaaccggatgaacccgaaaccaaatcgaaatcggctcaaaacccagaccgaaactgaaaccaaaccggtaagaaaccgaaacactccaaaattcagtaaaaaaatcaaaatttgcatagttttgtatacatttgtatggaaagtcgaatccaaactggatcaaaaaccaaaaccaacccggttacaaatcaatttaagaaaccgaagacaaatcgaaaccaaaccgcaccgagaccgaaaccaaaccaaaaccagaattttcttattggttcggtttcgattttagctttcccacaccgaaaccgactcaacccggatcGAAACCAAGCCggaccaaccgattgacacccctaacctaAGCCTCTGCAACATATAAAGTATGTTGGAGGACACATCATCAACTCTCACCGGAAGTCTCCACGCGCATGGTATGCGGATTGGTATTGTGTAATAGTATCGAATTGAATATTGGCCCGTTGGAGGACACGTCATAAACTCTTACCATAAGTCTCCACGCGAATGGGGTGCCAGCCTGTATCACTTTCACCTTCCTTAaattcagaaatttttttttttatttacttctaaACATagcttaaaatttaaaaaaatatatatatatatatatccatacTTGAAATAGTAGCTTTGAGTCGAAGGACTAGAGCCAGTCGACCATTCTTGTGTGTTTTTTGGTGAAAGATGAATTCATTAAGATAAGGAAGGCATAGCTAAGGCTTTAGATTACATGGTTCTTGGAGCCAAGGAGTGGAAGTGAGCCAAACTGTCAGACACGTAAACGACATAACCCTCCTAGCTAAAGAGTCAGCAATACTGTTAGTCTCTCTACATATATGTGAAACATTACATTCCAAAAAGTAGGTAATAAGGTGATGTATATCCTGGATAATGGGAGCAACTTCTATAGGAGCAGATTTGGTGGTTTCTTTAATGAGAATAGCAAGCTCTATGTTATCGGTCTCCACCTTAACCTTGTCATAGCATTCTCCAATACAGTGAAGGAGAGCACTACGAACCGACATAATTTCCCCAATAAGAATGGTCCCAAATTGTGTGGGTTCGGGGACTGCTAACCAACATATGCCCTGGTAATCACGAACCAAGAAGCCAAAACCACCTTTTTGAGAGTTTGGATGCTTTGAAGCATCACAATTAACTTTAAACGTGCCTAAAGTGGGAGGACTCCAATGAGTAGCTTGAATATTATAGGCAGTGGtcgaggagcacttcctcagtgcagaggccgcagccaactggcccaacttcctgaaggggtcagtgatgatggagaagaccgtggtagtcgaggacttccacaaggctaggctttaggagaggttctcagcattgggctgggactctattcttcatgtggaccgaccatgctacgagcagctcgtccgtcggttctattgtaacctagaggtgtcgtatccgtacggggagttcaccatcagcagcttggtgaagggagtggacatccagctgacggtaggcaccttggccaatatcttgggtatatcggcggtgggacatcgatactacagtccccctaggggtaggcctcagggactgttcatgagcctggcgacaccggacttcatctacgagaccatctgcggcagcagcagtcgcccggagtccgagacatccttctaccctgaggttcgtctattcgcccggttgatccagttcaacctgcttcccagaggaggtcatcggaaccaggtgggtttcatggcggctttcattgcattatgcatcttcacggccgcagagggaggcgacgagcacttgtgcctcccatacattattcttaggacgatggagcaccatacttcccacccagaggatggaggattcccttacggcaggatcctcactaggatcttcgagttcttcggggtggatctgagcggtgaggaggggaagactccggctgataggttcgaccggagaaacctcctgaggatgggtctccagaccctcatggattcacctcctagatcaggagctcagagaggtaggggtaggagggctgccctatggaggatgtccccatggaggaggagtccagtgaggaggatgaggactacgttcctcataacgaggaggatctgatgggtggcagcatccctgaggaggcgcctcaggagtcgagaggtcctggccctagttcttccagagctgcagcctcaccatatggagccccaccacctgggagtggtgcctatgaCTACGAGGGCATGACGGCCTCCATGCGGgtcttgcaggatggccaggttcagatactgagacggctggacgagattgtctccaagGAGGAATGccttatggagaggcagaccaccttggaggattccttcctccggctgggtcaggacttggacaccacgaccaacgctatctcagcagattttggccggctacggagggaggtacgactggtgaacgcgaggttcgattattacgatcaccgcctcgacgtcaactccaggcctccgacgaacgtggtgatcatcgacgacgatgacgacgaccagtgagggcttggctcgcccacactagttgtttacccgttttctcttttttgtagacattgtatttttatttgtttgttctcatttttgtatctgtattgtaactggtttcatttatggaataatatatctttggtAGTGAtcatttttgtggtgaattcatatgtggagtactttTGTGGTTATGTGGTGATGTATTTGgctatctgtgctctttgttatatttattatctgtcgtttatcaggtatttgtgtaaaatttttggaaatcccattttacgccgttatgctgccgaaatttcgtcaaaatagtactttataggttatagttccaatctaattaccttttatctacactcacgcatgccatgaatgcaacttataatataaccccatttttatactttctttctttgaNtaatgaaatatctttggatattggactattataatgttttcatatatggaattcctgtgtggttttgtggtgatgtgacttttctatttgtgctctttgttatattattatctgttgtttatcaggtatttgtgtaaaaattttttttttggaaatcccattttacgccgttatgctgccgaaatttcgtcgaaatagtactttataggttatagtaccaacctaattaccttttatctacactcacgcatgccatgaatgcaacttataatataactccacttttatattttctttctttgacttttaatctttaagcttttatctttacccaatccccattttcctattatagagtctacgggattctaatggtatgctgtgagtggagcagagcatcacgctctgataccactgtttgtcacaccccgttcgcactgaaccggagcggtgaccgagttaacaccggttaacccaaacctgccaggatcatcagatactgtattccaccacagcatacacacactaacatcaactcatcaatcagcggaagactaagttttacctgtaataattcccatatacctgatacccaaatggcgataccataattatatacatttgggcccgaaggcatgatatatatacacaaaaagaataaagttgaatatcaaatatatacaggaaattatcaaaaacatcagagtacacagcccggcatcggtatcaaggctggagctcagctcggcctcagaaccgctgccccgcaacacagctctcacacgcgcagtctacgctgtgctcaaactcctcaggggtccaccagtcctcctcaggaaactcgactgtgggacccaccccctgctcctcagatgcatgacctgcaaaatcatctaaaaaggggtgcacacgtggaatgagctcactagctcagtaagtagagaggtggaccacacacaacagtccacacatcacaacatatcatatgcactacatgccatgcaagtcattttaaatcacatacacctagtcaacattactaagtctttggttttagtgctattacaaccacagtgcgcgtatactccgggtacgagccgcgaactccctcccgcaatacgcccatagggctgttggagaaggcccaccgtgagtactcggaaaaataaagacaatgccatccaccggctctcaacagaaatgtaaataaattaaatgacagtgctgactccagcaatttaaaagcagtacgattggccctcttgaaataccaccggggttgccggctgtcctacatgactcgccgggcgtaatgcctaaccgccacagtgttcgacaaccgcgacccctgcttccccccaaatggcaacccaacacctgaacccctgttgggaagggtcgtagcacgggatggtgagaatcctaataccgcatgctcctatatgcagtacgactgcatagtgcctccgtgtcccataccacgggccaccaatgcattcgtttccaagccgaccacggcatctaatctatcaatgcattatgcaacatgatgtccacattcaacatataacatctcatttaatttgcaattgaaagtaaacatagcatatatgcacatcaatgagtggaatgactaatctatatagcatattcatgatgacatgactaaattagatatagtta carries:
- the LOC122066829 gene encoding protein fluG-like isoform X2, giving the protein MEVDKYAALREAVEKIELVDGHAHNIVALDSPFPLLRCFSEADSDDALSFVPHCLSFKRSLRDIAELYGCEASLQGIETHRRSLGLQSISSKCFGAAKIAAILIDDGLELDKMHDLEWHRSCVPVVHRVLRIEVLAQKILNEETPDGSEWTLDIFTEIFVAKLKSLADRVVSLKSIAAYRSGLEINPNVDKKDAENGLIEVLSAGKPVHIQNKSFIDYVFICGLEVALCFDLPIQIHTGFGDKDLDLRFSNPLYLRALLEDSRFLKCRIILLHASYPFSREASYLASVYPQCQSLVSMG
- the LOC122066829 gene encoding protein fluG-like isoform X1; the encoded protein is MEVDKYAALREAVEKIELVDGHAHNIVALDSPFPLLRCFSEADSDDALSFVPHCLSFKRSLRDIAELYGCEASLQGIETHRRSLGLQSISSKCFGAAKIAAILIDDGLELDKMHDLEWHRSCVPVVHRVLRIEVLAQKILNEETPDGSEWTLDIFTEIFVAKLKSLADRVVSLKSIAAYRSGLEINPNVDKKDAENGLIEVLSAGKPVHIQNKSFIDYVFICGLEVALCFDLPIQIHTGFGDKDLDLRFSNPLYLRALLEDSRFLKCRIILLHASYPFSREASYLASVYPQVYLDFGLAVPKLSVYGMKSSVKELLELSSIKKV